A single Frankiaceae bacterium DNA region contains:
- the hisN gene encoding histidinol-phosphatase, with protein sequence MTPDLTLALELADLADAVTMRRFLDVDLVVETKPDLSPVSDADREVERVLRDAVAAARPGDAVLGEEYGTTGGGARRWIIDPIDGTKNYVRGVPVWATLIALQEDGVTTVGVASAPALGRRWWASRGEGAYADGRRLAVSQVGDVADAHFAYSSLAGWEKQRRLTGFLDLTRKCWRTRGFGDFWSHVMVAEGSVDVAAEPEVSLWDLAAIQVIVEEAGGRFTDLSGVATAEGGSAVSSNARLHDVVLELLAPDAT encoded by the coding sequence GTGACCCCCGACCTGACCCTCGCGCTGGAGCTCGCCGACCTCGCCGACGCCGTCACGATGCGCCGCTTCCTCGACGTGGACCTCGTGGTCGAGACGAAGCCGGACCTCTCCCCCGTCTCCGACGCGGACCGCGAGGTCGAACGCGTGCTCCGCGACGCCGTCGCCGCCGCGCGACCCGGGGATGCCGTTCTCGGCGAGGAGTACGGCACCACCGGTGGCGGCGCGCGTCGCTGGATCATCGACCCGATCGACGGCACCAAGAACTACGTCCGCGGTGTCCCCGTGTGGGCGACGCTGATCGCGCTGCAGGAGGACGGCGTCACGACCGTCGGCGTCGCGTCGGCCCCCGCGCTGGGCCGGCGCTGGTGGGCGAGCCGCGGCGAGGGCGCCTACGCCGACGGCCGCCGCCTCGCCGTCTCCCAGGTGGGCGACGTCGCCGACGCGCACTTCGCGTACTCCAGCCTGGCCGGCTGGGAGAAGCAGCGGCGGCTCACCGGCTTCCTCGACCTGACGCGGAAGTGCTGGCGTACAAGGGGTTTCGGCGACTTCTGGTCGCACGTCATGGTTGCCGAGGGCTCGGTCGACGTCGCCGCCGAGCCCGAGGTCTCGCTGTGGGACCTCGCCGCGATCCAGGTCATCGTCGAGGAGGCCGGCGGCCGCTTCACCGACCTGTCGGGCGTCGCCACAGCCGAAGGCGGCAGCGCCGTCTCCTCCAACGCCCGCCTCCACGACGTCGTCCTGGAACTCCTTGCCCCTGACGCGACGTGA